Sequence from the Zeugodacus cucurbitae isolate PBARC_wt_2022May chromosome 2, idZeuCucr1.2, whole genome shotgun sequence genome:
taggaaggttgctttcgaagatgagccatggaccactgccacgcccaccaaatgacgaaaaccgaaacacACACGCTTTTTAGGGAagcccctattaagttttttgtacatagcAGATCAGTTAGAGCAacgaaactctctagagtcgtttttttaggtactaccttatacaatccaaaaatggaggaaaccggaTAATAATCACACCTACCTcccattcaaaagatattttgaaaactactaaaaatgttttcattCAGTAAGGAAGAACATCAGAAAcctcaaatttcattataaatatggtACAGAAGGACTGCAATCAAATtggtaacaaaattttaaatatgtgtggctccgcccacttagaggttaaaaaccatatctccgaaactacttgagCACTCCAATGatgtgttatgaaaatagtccaaatcggttcacaaccacgcctgaacagggtatattaaatttgtcacgaagtttgtaacacccagaatgaagcgtcggaggccctataaagtatatatataaatgatccgTATGTTgcactgagtcgatttagccatatctgtctgtctgtatataagtatacgaactagtccttcagtttttaagatatcgttttgaaattttacagatgttattttctcttcaagaagctgctcatttgtcggaattgcggatatcggaccactatatcatatagctgccatacaaactgaacgatcggaatcaagggcttgtatggaaaacttccgcattttactacatatcttcacgaaatttggtgtgagttattgttcatagaattaatttaatctccgaagaaattattcagatcggttaactatagcatatagctgccgtaCAAACTGAATAATCGAAATCAAATGCTTGCATGGGAAACTTTCTCATTTGACACTACAATAGCTGAAGAAATTCTGCAGATCGGATAACAAAACCTGCCATACAaacttaaaaatcaaaattaagttCTTATGTGACAAGGAATGttcataaaatttagtatggATTATTGCCCAAGATATCGTTTTAATCTTCAAAagacttactttttcttacgtctttaggtttgcataaacacatagttactaaaagaaatgcacctgtgaagggtatattagcttcgatacagccgaagttaacgttttttcttttttttttaataaccgaATATTATTTTCACCATTACCATAATCCATAACGTACCCCATAGATAATATTACGGAGGCCAGTGCACTTTTGtcccaaaaacaatattcatatacacacgttcgagtatgtacatacatatgtacatatttatgtatgtatgtaaacacataATTTATGCGATATCACCGTAGCAACATAAAGCGATGCCAAACATTGTTAAGTTGTAATTCAGCGTGGTGAACTCAGAGGTGACATATATAATCAGACATATGTCTACAAAATCATAACAAACCATTTTATCTTAGTGGCTCACTGCTTATACAATAATCAACCTGTGcgcatttaattattattaccacaaatatttattggttTTGGAAAATAACGAAGACCGACCTTAATGGTAAGGGAGCATGCGCTGCATGCCATATTCACTCTGTGTAGTTGAGCTTAAATTTGGTGAAGCGTTAAGTCCATCTCACTCAAATTCTACAAATTAACTAGTGAACGCAGGGCAATGTAATAATGAAAGCAAGCCGTACAACAGTTAAAATTCTACTCCCGGTTAAAAGGTACCTCAAAGCTGAGCTCTTTGCTTGTCGCGAAAACAGTGAAGGTAATTACTGGTGTTTACATCGAACGGTCGTAGAGAAATTATACATATTAGtagtagtaattttttttttatttttattcatcaaAAATAGTTTGTGTGCTACTGTGCCACAAATATCTACTAAACTTATTATGAAAAGTATTAGCTATCGATTTTTAAATGGAACCATGGACATTTGacctaaaataaatcaaatatgtatacacatacatgcatatggggaaaaattatttaagtgaaaAGTAAAGTGAATACGCAGATACAATCAAATGTACctggatacatacatatttaagtcaCATACTATAAGACATTCGTCTGCAAGGTCCAACCAAGTGTAAAAACACTATGCTACATAAAATACATGTCATATGTGATATATGAAATAGTTATAAAAATGATGTGATGATGTTTgttaaacatgtttttttttcaatttatatatgtttttctaaaagttttacatcataaACACACCAATCACTAAAGTGTACACtttcaacaataaaacaattgtGTGTAAGCAACTCAAAAGTGAACGACTAATGACTTATTTATGTggctacatgcatacatatataagtacctgtaaatatttatttgcagttTTCAAACATACAAGTTTAGCGATCGACATCAACCCTTAATCGGTGCCCGATTGCACAGGTTAAAGTGCcataataatatgtacataaatatctgTTTACAAATTTACGGAAGCGTTCATTTTATTCATTActgacaataacaaataaataaagaatgttAAATGGATTAACTTgaattataaattgtaaatgttGTAGGCCTACTGATGGAAGAGTATTCCATTTCATACGCAAACTGATGAATACTTGTAAAATGATAATTTACGCCTCAAATGAACTACATAATCTTTACCTACTTGGTGAAAACCttcaaaaaaacctatttatatttttcaaattaacttattattataatataacggtaaattaaATTGGCCGTCGATTATGCAATTGgtttgttatatatgtacatatatagatatgacaTAAAGAAGACTAATACAGGGAGCActctaatatataaaacaaataacaaaatggctgtgactagtaaaattaaattatactataaacaaaaattacccAAGTAAACTcaatcaaaaatacatatatttatacataagtacCAACAATCTATAAGGAAATGatcattaaataaatgttaatttttaatattctaatGCATAATAACAGTTACGTAAGCACCAAAGAGAATATGCGGAAAAAGCGCtttcataagtgcataatatcaaaagaggactattttaaaggtgaCAGCAATAATGTGGActaatgaatatatatgtttgtaaaaaaatagaaattccctttattttttgaacagccGCGATATTTGTTATGCACCCTCTAGGAAAATAAACGAAGACCTCTGCTTAAATATATTCCAAAACCATTTTAACtaagtatgtactatatatatatatatatagggcaTAATaccaaaatttaagattttactaTCAAGACAGAATTTTCAGAgtccctatatcgtatggagacgaacaaaaaatattatattacagaagtcaagagtcaaacaatagcaaactgccaCAAACATAATAAgtaaaactgtatataaatctatattttacagttttttgaaaaattttatattttaatgaaaattctataactcgaagttttttgtggattatggtgattcgagttagagaagttccactgtacttggATGTGTTTATTTCTTTGGAGTTTATTTCCTGCGGGTGCTGACGTCCGACTGCTGTAAGCCTAATGCGATTacagtaaaaagaaaatttgcaaaatatagTAGGAAACAAATTTAACCTACTGCCCAcatatgtgcatgtatgtatgtatacacataaataatattcagttaGATTTTTTATAAGGAAAACAACAAGATTACTAAAGAAAAAGAACAGCATTAAAGAAGAGTTTAGATGGGAGGTAAATTGTAAAAGAACCAGACCTAGATATTAGTATAATTTAGTTACTAACAAACTAAATATACGTTTTATTAGTAAGGTTGCTGTTAGTAAGGTTGATTTtcactaaaattttatattactagAAGACTGATTTTGAACAAAGAAGTGAAATAGATGAACTGAAATTGTCgcgaaaaaattatgttttataaaacAAGTGGTAAGTGCTATCAAAATATTGTCTCGAATGAATATATGTTgaagttaatacattttatttccagTTCTAATGTTAACACTTCCATTGgccaatatatacattttttattcagtATGTGTAACGGCGCAAGGAGCTGCTGACTTACTCAAGATTACAAAACCAACGCCGAGCATTATTTCGAAAGAACCATCAATAAGAGTAAAAAACCCAACTAATACCCAAGCAACTGCTTTCCCTACTACAGAGGTTAGTCCTGCGACATCTGTAGTACCTGAGATTTGCATACATGgtgtaaaaattttatcaaacgtCAAGCATGATACTCAAAATATACAATACGAACAAGATTTCGTGCATGTCATTGAAGGTGATGCTATGCTCAGCATATTGACTACGGATGTTGCTTCATCACTTTTTGTAGTCGATCGGGTGAACAGAGCAAATCTATTGGATGCCGACTTTGAAATTGGGAAGTTACATgcctttatttaactttaatatgtatttattgctcacttactttatttatttctacagGAGTTCGTGCCATATTGGTCGAAGATGAAACAGTTGCTGAAAATTTGCTTATACAAGAGGTACAGTATCTTCAGCAGTGCATAGCTCATGCCATTGGTATCTTTGTCGATTATGATTTATATAAAAGTTCCGAGAAATTTATCAAAGACCTAGAGTACAACATTTGGCCAATACTTCCGCCTCGTATGTATATCCTTCCGAAAGTAGCGCATCTGTTGCACCAAATGCCTTGGGCCGGCAGTATAGCATCTGTGGAAATTATCACTGAAAATTTAAACACTTATAATGAGTTTATTGAGGCTGTGCGTCATGAACATATGTGTCTTATGcattttaaaagtaatgaaaatatttacattgtgTTTGGAAAAAAGATGACGAAGCATTTCGAAGATAACAGCACTATTTTTGCAATACCCACTGATCGCACAGATCGTACATTTCTAACaggtaatgaaaataataaaaaataataatatctttatgaatatacttatgtatgtatatattactgtCCAATTTAAGATCTTCCGGAGAAGTCGTATGTGTTTATGGAAAGCGAAGTGGATCCTGATAAAATTGAGGAAAATTCTACAATGCCAATAATAGACGAGACTTTAAAGAGTACATTAATTCAACCGTCCCGGGTTTTCGCTTTTGCGCGACCCTTGCTGGAAATCGTCCGTTGGTTAAAGGGATCATTAATGCGCAACTGCAAACGGGAGCAAAACATTTTTGTACTTGAGTCTTgcttaaactttttaaatttcatcGCTGATTGGCAGACAACTGAGTATCGTCAGTATTACGAACCAgctaaaattttagaattattgcACATGCAAAGATTTACTTCTTTTATGAAccttaaaatgtttcaaaaaagcACCAAAATCCCCAATGAAAGAGCAACGACTAGTCAAGATCATACAGATCTTCAGGAGATAGCATCACAAAACTTTGTTACTAACATAACCACGTTTTATCATTACAATGAAGCTAATAGCACCAGCATAGAGTTGAAACCTAAATTTGGAAAGGTTTTCAATTGTCAGTATAGCGCGGGAGACAATAGACGATATCCTTTTTTATTCGATGGAGAATCTGTGATGTTTTGGAGGATTAAGCCGGATGCATGGGTAGCAACGGGAATGACTGCAGCTATTCTTGGCCTAATAATTACCTTGGCTATAttagtatttattgttgttcgcATATCTTTGGGTGACGTATTCGAAGGCAATCCCGTCACATCGATATTATTGCTGCTttctatgattttattattCACTTCCTTTGTACCTTTCTCTTTGGAGTATATCGGTGAGCATAAAAACTCACACGTGACATTTGAAGATGCCGCCACGCTGAATACGCTTTGCGCTATACGAGTTTTTATTATGACACTAGCTTATTGCCTAATTTTTTCACTATTACTTTGTCGGGCTGTTATGCTCGCCTCGATAGGTTCTGAG
This genomic interval carries:
- the LOC105208433 gene encoding protein bride of sevenless, whose translation is MFYKTSVLMLTLPLANIYIFYSVCVTAQGAADLLKITKPTPSIISKEPSIRVKNPTNTQATAFPTTEVSPATSVVPEICIHGVKILSNVKHDTQNIQYEQDFVHVIEGDAMLSILTTDVASSLFVVDRVNRANLLDADFEIGVRAILVEDETVAENLLIQEVQYLQQCIAHAIGIFVDYDLYKSSEKFIKDLEYNIWPILPPRMYILPKVAHLLHQMPWAGSIASVEIITENLNTYNEFIEAVRHEHMCLMHFKSNENIYIVFGKKMTKHFEDNSTIFAIPTDRTDRTFLTDLPEKSYVFMESEVDPDKIEENSTMPIIDETLKSTLIQPSRVFAFARPLLEIVRWLKGSLMRNCKREQNIFVLESCLNFLNFIADWQTTEYRQYYEPAKILELLHMQRFTSFMNLKMFQKSTKIPNERATTSQDHTDLQEIASQNFVTNITTFYHYNEANSTSIELKPKFGKVFNCQYSAGDNRRYPFLFDGESVMFWRIKPDAWVATGMTAAILGLIITLAILVFIVVRISLGDVFEGNPVTSILLLLSMILLFTSFVPFSLEYIGEHKNSHVTFEDAATLNTLCAIRVFIMTLAYCLIFSLLLCRAVMLASIGSEGGFLSHVNGYIQAVICIFSILVQLGMSIQLLVIMHIATESISCENMYYGHWLWLLVGYDFMLLVGIVGLIPFIYRSQRNYREGILIVIGAVLTFAIWIVWIGMSLLGDEMRDAAISLGLQATGWAILVGVLIPRTFLIVRGIERSDIAQALPSLTSLAFAQNNQYSSEQSVYECVNPAMRSCSQADIVQSPSEIPTLPLRGGGPRRQQFFANLRQANANINPQRQPPRPQRGSPTRSECSSLPGSPESSKITRF